A single region of the Nicotiana sylvestris chromosome 6, ASM39365v2, whole genome shotgun sequence genome encodes:
- the LOC138870526 gene encoding uncharacterized protein, translating to MIKVPPNELNAISSPCPFVAWGMDVIGLIEPTASNGHRFILVAIDYFTKWVEAASYKDVTKKVGANFVKDRIVRRFGVPESIVTDNEKLAFALLGYRTTVRTSTGATPYMLVYGTEAVIPAEVEIPSLRIIQEVELSDAKWIRSLYEQLTLIDGKRMNAICHSQLYHNRMSKAFNKRVKLRQFAPCQLVLKKIFPHQDEAKGKFSPN from the exons atgataaaagtgccaccaaatgagctcaatgcaataAGCTCACCTTGTCCATTcgtcgcttggggaatggatgttattggtctgattgagcccactgcttcaaatgggcacagatttattctggtcgccattgactacttcacaaaatgggtagaggccgcATCTTACAAAgatgtaaccaagaaagttggcgcaaattttgtcaaggatcgtattgttcgccgattcggagttcccgagtccattgttactgataac GAAAAGTTagcttttgcattattgggatatcgcactacggttcgcacatcaactggggcaactccctacatgttggtttatgggactgaggctgtcatcccagccgaggtggagattccttctttaagaatcatacaggaagttgaacttagcGATGCAAAGTGGATTAGAAGCCTCTATGAACAATTGACCCTTattgatggaaagaggatgaatgcaatATGTCACAGCCAACTTTACCATAACAGAATGTctaaagctttcaacaaaagggtcaagctGAGGCAGTTTGCACCATgtcagttggtgctgaagaagatcttcccacatcaagatgaagccaaagggaaattctctcccaattag